DNA from Agathobaculum sp. NTUH-O15-33:
CGCCGGCAGCGGCTTCTTCCCCAAGCTGGCCTACGCTTCGGAGATCGAGCTGATCACGCAGGCCCCGGCGGACGCGGCCAAAATGGCCTCCGTCGTCACCGAGGACGCGCAGCTTTATATGCCCATGGGCGATTTGATCGACTTTGAAGCCGAGCGCGCGCGCCTGCTCAAGGAAAAGGCCGAGGTAGAGGACGACCTCGCCTTTGTCATGAAGAAGCTGGATAACCCCGGCTTCACCGCCAAGGCCCCGGAAAAGGTCGTAGCAGTCGAACGCGCCAAGGCGGACAGCCTGCGCGAACATCTCACAAAGCTGGCTTCCTCCATCGAAGCCCTGCAATAAACACCAAGTCATGACCACCCCAAAGCGGGGTGGCATGAACAAGCCCTATAAGGGCATAAAAAAGCCAGCGCCTAAAAGACGCTGGCTTTCACTTCGTTCAAGCCCTGATGGTAAGACTACTTACTACCCTTGAAAGGGTCAACATATTCTTTCTTACTTAAGCTATCTTCGATTTGATCCTGCTTATCTTGCTCCCTGATATATTTTTGAATCGTGGCCGTATTGATTCCTACCGTGCTCACATAATATCCAGTCGCCCAGAAATTACGACTGCCGAATTTATATTTTAAATTCCCATGCCGCTCGAATATCATCATCGCACTTTTCCCTTTTAAATATCCCATAAACTGCGAGATACTGTATTTCGGCGGCACGCTTACGAGTAAATGAATATGGTCAGGCATCATATGCCCTTCGATGATTTCCACACCCTTCCACTTGCACAAATCCTTTATAATTTGCTGTATATCTTTTCGCAGCTGCTTATAGATTATTTTCCTTCGATATTTCGGTGTGAATACGATGTGATACTTGCATACCCATTTTGTATGTGCTAAACTGTTTGCCATAAAGGTCTTCCTTTCTGTTTCTTTGGTGGCTTGAACACTCACCATTTTATCAGTTTGGAAGTCCTTTTTTGTTTAAACTTGAATCCCACCCGCATTGCGGGCGGTTCTTACCGTATTTGCTCTGCAAATACGCCACCGCTAAAGCACTAAAAGAAGGACGCGCCGTTATGGCGCGTCCTTTGCTGTTGCTAAGCTTCTTTAGTCTGTTACGATTATGGTAAATACCTTGTCTGCATATCCATTAGCTTGCAAGGTAACGGTATTGGGGCCGGAGACAAATTGTTCCGCCGGAATCGTCAGCACATTAACGCTAGAATAGCCGACGCTTTCTTCCGCAATCTTTGGCTCGCTCAAAGGTGCCGATTCGATCAGTACGCTTGTAAGCGCGTTTTGATAGGACGCATCCCAACTATCACCCACCACAATCTTCACCGCAGTACCTAGGGCAACCTCCATTTCCGTACCGTAATACAGCTCATCGTTTTGGATCAGTTTAACGACGTAGGGCGCTTGCTGCGCGGTTACGTTGACTGTCAGCGTCTTATCGTGATAGCCGGCGGCGTGCAGAATAATTTCATGCTCGCCAATCGACAGGCCCGACAGGGTAAAATAATAGCCCCACGAATCCAAACCTAGTTCGTCAGCCGTTTTTTCCTCTTGGTCTATTGTGGCCCCGGTAAAGGCGTCAAAATAGGTGCGATCCACATAGGACCCAAGATAAACTTTAACGTCTTTACCCACCTCCACGGAATCGCTATCCAGCTTTACCGCTTCCGGCGCGTCCAGCTTGTCGGTACTGCCGCCTTCGTTGCCGTTACCTTCGTTGCCGTTACCTTCGTTGCCGTTACCTTCGCTGCCGCCGCCTTGATTGCCGCCGCCGTTGTCCGACGGAGTGACCGCAAAGGATAAGTCCTGATAGCCGGTCGCTGACACAACCACCGGAACTTCCGTCTTGCCGTCAAAGCAATCGGCGGTAAAGTCAAGGTACGTCGCGCCGCCAAAGTTATCATGGTTCGATACCTTAAAGGACTTGGTATCCTGCCAAAAGCTTACAACCATCGTGCAGCTTTCGCCGCCCACCGCAGCGCCGGTAACCGCGTTTAAGTACGCCTTCAGATCCTCGTCTTCTGCGGTAAAGGATACTCGATAATAATCATCACCGACGATCTGGTCAACCCGTTTCGTACTTGCCACGCTCGGCGGGGTCGTGGTTTCCGAGGCGGGCGGTGTTTCCTTAGCGGCCATGACAAACGCCACGGTCACTTCGTTATAATATGTGTTGGTGAACTGAACAGCGTAGTCACCCGGCGCGGTAAAGATATCCTTCCCCAGCGTCAGCCGGTTGTCGGATATTTCATAGCCAAGCTTCTTGAAGCTGCTTTCCTGCCCCTCCGGCAGGATCTGCTTGGTCTCGCCGTCCGGCAGGATCAGCGTGACGGTATTCAAATGCTTAAAGTAATCGCCGGTCTCCTCCCCGGAGATAACGACAACAGGATCGCCAACTGTATAGCTTTCTTGATCCTTCGTCATCGTTTCCGCGCCCTCAAGCTGCTTCTTCTGGCTGCGGAAGGAGATGCTCGCCGT
Protein-coding regions in this window:
- the tnpA gene encoding IS200/IS605 family transposase translates to MANSLAHTKWVCKYHIVFTPKYRRKIIYKQLRKDIQQIIKDLCKWKGVEIIEGHMMPDHIHLLVSVPPKYSISQFMGYLKGKSAMMIFERHGNLKYKFGSRNFWATGYYVSTVGINTATIQKYIREQDKQDQIEDSLSKKEYVDPFKGSK